The following are encoded in a window of Chionomys nivalis chromosome X, mChiNiv1.1, whole genome shotgun sequence genomic DNA:
- the Mmgt1 gene encoding ER membrane protein complex subunit 5 isoform X2 yields the protein MAPSLWKGLVGVGLFALAHAAFSAAQHRSYMRLTEKEDESLPIDIVLQTLLAFAVTCYGIVHIAGEFKDMDATSELKNKTFDTLRNHPSFYVFNHRGRVLFRPSDAPSSSNLDALSSNTSLKLRKFDSLRR from the exons ATGGCGCCATCGCTGTGGAAAGGGCTTGTAGGCGTTGGCCTCTTTGCCCTAGCCCACGCTGCCTTTTCAGCTGCTCAGC ATCGTTCTTATATGCGACtaacagaaaaggaagatgaaTCACTACCAATAGAT ATAGTTCTTCAGACACTTCTGGCCTTTGCAGTTACCTGTTATGGCATAGTTCATATCGCAGGGGAGTTCAAAGACATGGATGCCACTTCAGAATTAAAGAATAA gacatTTGATACCTTAAGGAATCATCcatctttttatgtgtttaaTCATCGTGGCCGAGTGCTGTTCCGGCCTTCGGATGCACCAAGTTCTTCAAACCTAGATGCATTGTCCTCTAACACATCATTGAAGTTACGAAAGTTTGACTCACTGCGCCGTTAA